From the Anoplopoma fimbria isolate UVic2021 breed Golden Eagle Sablefish chromosome 14, Afim_UVic_2022, whole genome shotgun sequence genome, one window contains:
- the smad2 gene encoding mothers against decapentaplegic homolog 2 isoform X2, giving the protein MSSILPFTPPVVKRLLGWKKTPTGSGGAGGGIGGVGEQNGGGQEDKWCEKAVKSLVKKLKKTGQLDELEKAISTQNSNTKCVTIPSNCSDLWGLGSGHTIEQWDSTGMYGYHDHSRSLDGRLQVSHRKGLPHVIYCRLWRWPDLHSHHELRAIDSCQFAFNLKKDEVCVNPYHYQRVETPVLPPVLVPRHTEILTELPPLDDFTNSIPENTNFPAGIDPPNNYIPETPPPGYISEDGENSDQQMNQSSPAEMSPGALSPVSNSLDLQPVTYSEPAFWCSIAYYELNQRVGETFHASQPSLTVDGFTDPSNSERFCLGLLSNVNRNATVEMTRRHIGRGVRLYYIGGEVFAECLSDSAIFVQSPNCNQRYGWHPATVCKIPPGCNLKIFNNQEFAALLAQSVNQGFEAVYQLTRMCTIRMSFVKGWGAEYRRQTVTSTPCWIELHLNGPLQWLDKVLTQMGSPSVRCSSMS; this is encoded by the exons ATGTCCTCCATCCTTCCCTTCACTCCCCCGGTAGTGAAGCGCCTGCTGGGATGGAAGAAGACTCCAACGGGGAGCGGAGGAGCCGGAGGAGGCATTGGAGGAGTAGGGGAGCAGAACGGAGGCGGACAGGAGGATAAGTGGTGTGAAAAAGCTGTGAAGAGCTTGGTGAAGAAGCTGAAGAAGACTGGGCAGCTGGATGAGCTAGAGAAAGCCATCAGCACGCAGAACAGCAACACAAAGTGTGTCACCATACCCAG taATTGCTCAGATCTATGGGGTCTAGGTTCAGGCCACACGATAGAGCAGTGGGACTCTACAGGCATGTACGGATACCATGACCACAGCAG GTCACTGGACGGGCGTCTCCAGGTGTCCCACCGTAAGGGCCTGCCCCACGTCATCTACTGCCGCCTGTGGAGATGGCCCGACCTCCACAGCCACCATGAGCTGAGGGCCATCGACTCCTGCCAGTTCGCCTTCAACCTCAAAAAGGATGAAGTGTGTGTCAATCCCTACCATTACCAGAGAGTGGAGACGCCTG tGCTGCCTCCGGTGTTGGTGCCACGCCACACAGAGATTCTCACAGAGCTTCCTCCTCTAGACGACTTTACAAACTCCATCCCCGAAAACACCAATTTCCCTGCCGGCATAGACCCTCCTAATAACTATATACCAG agaCTCCTCCACCTGGCTACATCAGTGAAGATGGAGAGAACAGCGACCAACAGATGAATCAAA gcTCACCTGCAGAAATGTCACCTGGCGCCTTGTCACCCGTCAGTAATAGCCTGG accttCAGCCGGTTACCTACAGCGAACCAGCTTTCTGGTGCTCGATAGCCTACTACGAGCTGAACCAGCGGGTCGGGGAGACGTTCCACGCCTCACAGCCATCTCTGACGGTCGATGGCTTCACCGACCCCTCCAACTCTGAACGCTTCTGTCTCGGGCTTCTCAGCAACGTAAACAGGAACGCAACTGTTGAAATGACAAGGAGACATATAG GTCGTGGTGTACGGTTATATTACATCGGAGGGGAGGTGTTTGCCGAGTGCCTCAGCGACAGTGCCATTTTTGTCCAGAGTCCCAACTGCAACCAGCGATACGGCTGGCACCCTGCCACAGTCTGCAAGATACCACCAG gctgtAATCTGAAGATTTTCAACAACCAGGAGTTTGCTGCACTACTGGCCCAGTCAGTCAATCAGGGATTTGAGGCGGTCTACCAACTAACCAGGATGTGCACCATCAGAATGAGCTTCGTCAAGGGCTGGGGAGCAGAGTACAG
- the smad2 gene encoding mothers against decapentaplegic homolog 2 isoform X1: MSSILPFTPPVVKRLLGWKKTPTGSGGAGGGIGGVGEQNGGGQEDKWCEKAVKSLVKKLKKTGQLDELEKAISTQNSNTKCVTIPSNCSDLWGLGSGHTIEQWDSTGMYGYHDHSRSLDGRLQVSHRKGLPHVIYCRLWRWPDLHSHHELRAIDSCQFAFNLKKDEVCVNPYHYQRVETPVLPPVLVPRHTEILTELPPLDDFTNSIPENTNFPAGIDPPNNYIPETPPPGYISEDGENSDQQMNQSMESGSPAEMSPGALSPVSNSLDLQPVTYSEPAFWCSIAYYELNQRVGETFHASQPSLTVDGFTDPSNSERFCLGLLSNVNRNATVEMTRRHIGRGVRLYYIGGEVFAECLSDSAIFVQSPNCNQRYGWHPATVCKIPPGCNLKIFNNQEFAALLAQSVNQGFEAVYQLTRMCTIRMSFVKGWGAEYRRQTVTSTPCWIELHLNGPLQWLDKVLTQMGSPSVRCSSMS, from the exons ATGTCCTCCATCCTTCCCTTCACTCCCCCGGTAGTGAAGCGCCTGCTGGGATGGAAGAAGACTCCAACGGGGAGCGGAGGAGCCGGAGGAGGCATTGGAGGAGTAGGGGAGCAGAACGGAGGCGGACAGGAGGATAAGTGGTGTGAAAAAGCTGTGAAGAGCTTGGTGAAGAAGCTGAAGAAGACTGGGCAGCTGGATGAGCTAGAGAAAGCCATCAGCACGCAGAACAGCAACACAAAGTGTGTCACCATACCCAG taATTGCTCAGATCTATGGGGTCTAGGTTCAGGCCACACGATAGAGCAGTGGGACTCTACAGGCATGTACGGATACCATGACCACAGCAG GTCACTGGACGGGCGTCTCCAGGTGTCCCACCGTAAGGGCCTGCCCCACGTCATCTACTGCCGCCTGTGGAGATGGCCCGACCTCCACAGCCACCATGAGCTGAGGGCCATCGACTCCTGCCAGTTCGCCTTCAACCTCAAAAAGGATGAAGTGTGTGTCAATCCCTACCATTACCAGAGAGTGGAGACGCCTG tGCTGCCTCCGGTGTTGGTGCCACGCCACACAGAGATTCTCACAGAGCTTCCTCCTCTAGACGACTTTACAAACTCCATCCCCGAAAACACCAATTTCCCTGCCGGCATAGACCCTCCTAATAACTATATACCAG agaCTCCTCCACCTGGCTACATCAGTGAAGATGGAGAGAACAGCGACCAACAGATGAATCAAAGTATGGAATCAG gcTCACCTGCAGAAATGTCACCTGGCGCCTTGTCACCCGTCAGTAATAGCCTGG accttCAGCCGGTTACCTACAGCGAACCAGCTTTCTGGTGCTCGATAGCCTACTACGAGCTGAACCAGCGGGTCGGGGAGACGTTCCACGCCTCACAGCCATCTCTGACGGTCGATGGCTTCACCGACCCCTCCAACTCTGAACGCTTCTGTCTCGGGCTTCTCAGCAACGTAAACAGGAACGCAACTGTTGAAATGACAAGGAGACATATAG GTCGTGGTGTACGGTTATATTACATCGGAGGGGAGGTGTTTGCCGAGTGCCTCAGCGACAGTGCCATTTTTGTCCAGAGTCCCAACTGCAACCAGCGATACGGCTGGCACCCTGCCACAGTCTGCAAGATACCACCAG gctgtAATCTGAAGATTTTCAACAACCAGGAGTTTGCTGCACTACTGGCCCAGTCAGTCAATCAGGGATTTGAGGCGGTCTACCAACTAACCAGGATGTGCACCATCAGAATGAGCTTCGTCAAGGGCTGGGGAGCAGAGTACAG